The sequence tgctcttcctgctGATGTACCTGTTCACGCTGctggggaacctgctcatcatgACCACCATCTGGAGGGAGCGCAGCCTCCACACGCCCATGTACCTCTTCCTGTGCGCCCTCTCCATCTCCGAGGTCCTCTACACCTTTGCCGTCATCCCACGCATGCTGGCCGACCTGCTCTCCACCCACCACTCCATTACTTTGACAGCCTGTGCCAGCCAGATGTTCTCCTCCTTCACGTTTGGCTTCACCCACTCCTTCCTGCTCACCGTCATGGGctatgaccgctacgtggccatctgccaccccctgcgCTACAACGTGCTCATGAGTCCCCGTGGCTGTGTCTGCCTGGTGACCTGGTGCTGGGCTGGAGGCTCAGTCATGGGGTTGGTGGTGACATCTGCCATTTTCCATCTTACCTTCTGTGGGTCTAATGTGATCCATCATTTTGGCTGCCATGTGCCACCTCTCCTGAAGTTGGCTTGTGGGGACAATGTCTCCATTGTGGCAATGAGTGTGGGCCTGGTGTGTATCTCAGCCCTGCTAGGCTGCTgtctcctcatcctcctctcttATGCCTTCATCGTGGCCGCCATCTTGAAAATCCCCTCAGCCGAGGGCCGGcacaaagccttctccacctgtgcatCCCACCTCACCGTGGTGGTCGTGCACTATGGCTTTGCCTCTGTCATCTACCTCAAGCCCAAGGGTCCCCAGTCTCTGGAAGGAGACACCCTGATGGGCATCACCTACACAGTCCTCACTCCCTTCCTCAGCCCCATCATCTTCAGCCTCAGGAACAAGGAGCTGAAGAACGCCATGAAGAAGACCTTCCTCAGCAAGCTCTACCCAGAAAAAATGTGATTATCTGGGAAGAATTCCTTGGACATAGCTAAATTGTGTTACCAGATGCTCTTATTAGAGATGGCCCCCAGTAAGCATGTAATAACCTGTATTTGTCTGATACTTTATGGTTTATGAGAACCTTGCATGCAACATCCAAATGTTTGCAAAATGATTAAACAACATTATGCATGTAATCAGGGTGGAAAGATGTGTGAGATGATAACACACAGAAAGTCAGATTCTTGGATTCCTATCTGTTGCAGGATGCTTTGTCAGGTAGCCTTAAACGTGGAATCTGTTCTGCTCCTGCGAGAAATCAGGGTGGTCTAATTACTTCTATCCCAGAAACCCACATGGCAAAGAGAAATGGAAGATGTCAGGTCTCCacactcctctaggcagtaacagGTATCTACAACACAAATATTGTGAGGCTACAAAAGACTAAGCCAGATTACAGCAGAGGAGAGCAAAGCAGTATAAATTTTAGCATTGCTCAGATTTGTGTACTTGCAGTTAGCAACAGTAATAATGCAGACCCTGAGCAAGTTGAGGAAACTTCCACTTTTTGAGTGTGAATCTTGAGCAGCAGCAGAGAGACCAAGTCTCTACTGTTAGTTCAAGGGAAACAGTCCCACTGTGAGAAATTGCCTGCCCTGTTACAGAGTGAGGTAGCACAAGCACCAGTGGGGAACTCTTTCTTGAATCACAACAATGAGTGCAGAGCCCAAGATGAAGGTGTATCCCATGGTCACACCAGTTTAAAGATCCCCATTCCCCATTGGCACTAATGGGGATTTAAGGTTGACCATACTGCCTGGTACTTATAATTTGTTGATAACAAGTGTATTCAAGAGAATGAgacatactgtatgttatcacttataggtggactCTAAAAAGGgtaaactcataaaaacagagaatagaatgatgATTATCAGGGCGGAGGGGTGAAGGAATTGGGGAGGTGTTGTAAGGGCACAAATTTGcaactgagacaggctgggacctgggaccc is a genomic window of Hippopotamus amphibius kiboko isolate mHipAmp2 chromosome 15, mHipAmp2.hap2, whole genome shotgun sequence containing:
- the LOC130837075 gene encoding olfactory receptor 10H1 → MFFLLFLLMYLFTLLGNLLIMTTIWRERSLHTPMYLFLCALSISEVLYTFAVIPRMLADLLSTHHSITLTACASQMFSSFTFGFTHSFLLTVMGYDRYVAICHPLRYNVLMSPRGCVCLVTWCWAGGSVMGLVVTSAIFHLTFCGSNVIHHFGCHVPPLLKLACGDNVSIVAMSVGLVCISALLGCCLLILLSYAFIVAAILKIPSAEGRHKAFSTCASHLTVVVVHYGFASVIYLKPKGPQSLEGDTLMGITYTVLTPFLSPIIFSLRNKELKNAMKKTFLSKLYPEKM